TGTCAAAATTAAAGCGTACGAAATATCAACAACACCTTGCACAACTGCCTAAAATTCATCAGTCTGCCGATGATGTCCAGACGCTTCATAGCCCGGCGCTTTTCCGTACTACGCTGACAGAACAGATTCTGCAGGCGAAGAAACGCATCTATCTGGTAGCTCTGTATCTGGAACACGATGACGGCGGCGAAGGCATTCTGTCCGCACTCTATCAGGCCAAACGCCAATGCCCGGAACTGGAGATCGTCGTACTGGTCGACTGGCATCGCGCCCAGCGCGGCCGTATCGGCGTCGCCGCCGACAGCACCAACGCTGACTGGTACTACGAAATGGCGCAACGGTACGATGATGCGCCCTTCCCGATTTATGGCGTCCCGGTCAATACGCGCGAAGCGCTGGGCGTCCTGCATCTGAAAGGGTTTATTATCGATGACACGGTGCTTTACAGCGGCGCCAGTCTGAACGATGTCTACCTGCATCAGCATGAAAAATATCGTTATGACCGCTATCAGTTGATTCATAACCCTGTACTGGCCGATGTCATGGCGCGTTATGTACAGGACCTACTGGCGTCGTCCGCCGTACAGCGGCTGGACCGTTCGTCTCGCCCTAAAACTATCGATATCAAGAACGATATCCGCCAGTTCCGCCAGTCATTGCGCTCCGCGACTTATCTGCTGCCGGGCGTCGGTGACAACAACCACCAATTGACGGTGACGCCGCTGGTCGGTCTGGGCAAGCAGAGCCCGCTGAACCGTACGATCCATCATCTGATGTACTGCACTGAGCAGCGCCTGGTGATGTGCACCCCCTACTTCAACTTACCGGCCTTGCTGGTACGCAACATTATCCGTCTGCTACGCAACGGCAAGCAGATCGAGATTATCATTGGCGACAAGACGGCAAACGACTTCTTTATCCCCGAAGATCAGCCGTTCCGGATTATCGGTGCGCTGCCGTACCTGTATGAAATCAACCTGCGTCGCTTTCTGAGCCGGTTGCAGAAATACATCGACAGCAACCAACTGGTGATCCGACTGTGGAAGGACGGTGACAACAGCTTTCACCTGAAAGGCATGTGGGTGGACGATAACTGGCAATTGCTGACAGGTAATAACCTCAATCCCCGCGCCTGGCGGCTGGATCTGGAAAACGCCATCCTGATTCACGACCCGGAGCAGGTATTGCAGGTACAACGTCAGCAAGAGCTGGAGTGCATCCGCGCCCATACTCAAATCATTACTCACTACCAACAGTTGCAAAGCATCGCGCAATATCCGGTAAAAGTGCGCAAGCTTATCCGCCGCCTGCGCCGTATCCGCATCGATCGCCTGATCAGCCGGATTTTGTAACCATCTGCCGTATTCCCGGCACAGTTTGTTAATACTCTGCCGGGAATGGTCATTGCTGTAGTAAGCTTTGTCAGGTTTCTTCGGCCAGTGGCAATACCGGTCACGAGGGGAGATGATGCGCAAAGCACTACTATTATTGCTGCCCGTTTGTTCAGGATGCGCGCACATGGCGCAGGATCAGTGGACAGGCATCGACAAAGCGAAACATTTCATGGCATCAGCGCTGCTCAGCGCCGCGGGCAGTGAATTCGCGGAACACCAGCATCAGAGCCGTGATCGCAGTGCCGCATTCGGACTGATGTTTTCCGTCAGCATCGGCGCGGCCAAAGAAGCTTACGACAGCCGGCCGCAAGGTAGTGGCTGGAGCTGGAAAGATTTCACCTGGGACATAGCCGGCGCAACGGCCGGCTACTGTTTATGGCAGGCCGCCCATCGTTAGAGCTTCTCGCCTTTCCCTTTGTGATGCAGCCCGAGTGAAACCAGAAACGCCAGCGCGCCCATCAGCGAAACATACCAGAAGAACGCCTCTTCCGTACCCAGCGATTTTAGCGACAGCGCCACATACTCAGCAGAACCGCCGAACAGGGCATTCGCCACGGCGTAAGACAACCCAACGCCCAGCGCCCGTACCTCTGGAGGAAACATTTCCGCCTTGAGAATGCCGCTGATCGAGGTATAAAAACTCACGATCACCAGAGCCAGCATCACCAGCGCAAACGCGATGACCGGGTTGGTTACCCCTTGCAATGCAGACAGAATCGGCACCGTCAGCAATGCCGATAACGACCCGAAAAACAGCATGGAACTGCGACGCCCGATTTTATCGGACAGCGCGCCGAACACGGGTTGCAACAGCATGAAAGCCAACAGTGCCAGTGTCATCAACCCGCTGGCGGATTTGGCATTCATCCCGGCGGTATTCACCAGGTATTTCTGCATATAGGTGGTATAAGTATAGAAGCTCAGCGAGCCGCCGGCGGTAAAACCCAGCACCATAATGAAAGCTTTACGGTTGCGCCACAGCCCGCGCAGCGATCCGGCATCTTTATGCGCGCGAGTTTCACTGGCTGACGTTTCGTTAAGCGAACGACGCAGAAACAGCGCCACCACGGCCAGTGCCGCACCTAACGCAAACGGAATACGCCAACCCCACGTACGCAAATCCGTATCGGAAAGCACTTGTTGCAGGATCACTACTACCAGTAATGCCAGCAATTGACCGCCGATCAATGTTACATATTGGAACGAAGCATAGAATCCTTTACGCCCTTCCAGCGCCACTTCGCTCATATAGGTTGCGCTAGTACCGTACTCCCCGCCAACCGACAGCCCCTGAAACAGACGAGCTACCAATAACAATAACGGCGCCCAGACGCCAATCGCCGCATAACCAGGCAGACAGGCGATCACCAGCGATCCCAGACACATCATGCACACAGAAATCAGCATCGATTTCTTACGGCCATATTTATCGGCAATATAGCCGAATATCCAGCCGCCAATCGGACGCATCAAAAATCCGGCGGCAAATACGCCGGCGGTCTGTAACAATTGCGTTGTGGTATTACCGGTCGGGAAAAAGATATGAGCAAAATAAAGAGAGCAAAACGAATAGACATAAAAATCAAACCATTCCACCAGATTTCCCGATGACGCACCAACGATCGCCCAGATACGCTGGCGTGCGGTATTTATGGTGTTTGTTTCTTGTTGTGGGTTTATTGTCTTTGCCATA
The DNA window shown above is from Dickeya dadantii NCPPB 898 and carries:
- a CDS encoding YfiM family lipoprotein; this encodes MRKALLLLLPVCSGCAHMAQDQWTGIDKAKHFMASALLSAAGSEFAEHQHQSRDRSAAFGLMFSVSIGAAKEAYDSRPQGSGWSWKDFTWDIAGATAGYCLWQAAHR
- the pssA gene encoding CDP-diacylglycerol--serine O-phosphatidyltransferase, with translation MLSKLKRTKYQQHLAQLPKIHQSADDVQTLHSPALFRTTLTEQILQAKKRIYLVALYLEHDDGGEGILSALYQAKRQCPELEIVVLVDWHRAQRGRIGVAADSTNADWYYEMAQRYDDAPFPIYGVPVNTREALGVLHLKGFIIDDTVLYSGASLNDVYLHQHEKYRYDRYQLIHNPVLADVMARYVQDLLASSAVQRLDRSSRPKTIDIKNDIRQFRQSLRSATYLLPGVGDNNHQLTVTPLVGLGKQSPLNRTIHHLMYCTEQRLVMCTPYFNLPALLVRNIIRLLRNGKQIEIIIGDKTANDFFIPEDQPFRIIGALPYLYEINLRRFLSRLQKYIDSNQLVIRLWKDGDNSFHLKGMWVDDNWQLLTGNNLNPRAWRLDLENAILIHDPEQVLQVQRQQELECIRAHTQIITHYQQLQSIAQYPVKVRKLIRRLRRIRIDRLISRIL
- a CDS encoding MFS transporter; its protein translation is MAKTINPQQETNTINTARQRIWAIVGASSGNLVEWFDFYVYSFCSLYFAHIFFPTGNTTTQLLQTAGVFAAGFLMRPIGGWIFGYIADKYGRKKSMLISVCMMCLGSLVIACLPGYAAIGVWAPLLLLVARLFQGLSVGGEYGTSATYMSEVALEGRKGFYASFQYVTLIGGQLLALLVVVILQQVLSDTDLRTWGWRIPFALGAALAVVALFLRRSLNETSASETRAHKDAGSLRGLWRNRKAFIMVLGFTAGGSLSFYTYTTYMQKYLVNTAGMNAKSASGLMTLALLAFMLLQPVFGALSDKIGRRSSMLFFGSLSALLTVPILSALQGVTNPVIAFALVMLALVIVSFYTSISGILKAEMFPPEVRALGVGLSYAVANALFGGSAEYVALSLKSLGTEEAFFWYVSLMGALAFLVSLGLHHKGKGEKL